The DNA window GGATCTCTTTCTTGCTGGGCATGTGCCCAACATACGCACGGGATTCCGCGTTTCCCACACGGAATCCCGTTTGAATCGGTGCCGGATGACACGGGCCGCGAGGCCTCAGGGCGCGACCGTCTTGATGATCCGGGCGCGGAAGAAATTCGGCGAGGTGGCGCCGTCGACGACGTGGGTCACCACCGTGCTCCAGTTGACGAGGTCGTCGCTGGATTCGATGACCACATCGTAGTCGCCTGTCGCGTTCTCCGGAATCACCAGGGTGGTGCCCGGCGTGCTGCCGACCTCGTTGGCCGGCGTGATCTTGAAGGTGACGGAAATCGGGGTGTTGTTCTGGCTCAGGGCGACCTGGGTCAGCCCGGTGAACACGTTGCCTTTCATGTCGTCGAACTGGGCTCCGCCTTCCTTGCCCTTCATCGCCATTACGATCGTGGATCCGTCGTTGTAGGTGAGAGTGAGGTCCTGGATGTAGCCGTCGGCGTTCTTCGTGGTTCCGACGATCTCGACGACATCGGTGGGATCGACGGCGCGGCTGGTTGTGTTCGGCGTCAGCGTGAAGTATTCGACGGCGGCTGCCGGGAGGCAGAGGGCGGCGAGGAGGAGCAGGGTGGTTTTCATGGTGTTCGGTCGGTTGGAGCTTGGAGCTTGGAGCTTGGAGCTTGGAGCTTGGAGTTTGGAGTTTGGAGTTTGGAGTTTGGAACTTTCTCCGCTCAGACGGAGACCGGCTCTGGGTCGTCCTGAGTGCTAGCGAGATCGTGAAACACGCCGCGTTTGGCCATCAAGTCGTGATGGGTGCCGAACTCGACGAGTTTGCCCCGCTCGAAGACACCGATGCAGTCGGCGCGGCGGATGGTCGAAAGGCGGTGGGCGATGATGATGGTGGTGCGGCCCTTCATCAGGGCCTCCATGGCGCCGAGGAGATCGCGTTCGGTTGCGGGGTCGAGCGCGGAGGTGGGCTCGTCGAGGATGATGACCGGAGCGTCCTTGAGGAAGGCGCGGGCGATCGAGAGCCGCTGCCGCTGGCCGCCCGACAGGTTCACGCCGCGCTCGCCGAGCTGGGTGTCGTAGCCTTCGGGGAACTGGCTGATGAACTCGTCGGCCTGAGCTCGCTTGGCAGCCAGTTCGATGTCCTCGTTGCTGGCGTCGGGATTTCCCATCGCAATGTTCTCGCGGATGCTGGCGGAAAAGAGGAACGGCTCTTGGAAAACGATGCTCACATTCGAACGGAGCCAGCCGAGGCCGAGCGAGCGGAGGTCGTGTCCGTCGAGGCGTACGGATCCCTTCTCCGGATCGTAGAACCGCAGCAGCAGGCTGGCGGTCGTCGACTTGCCCGAGCCGGTCCGGCCGACCAGAGCCAGCACCTTGCCGGGCTCGAGATCGAACGAGACGTCGTGCAATGCCGGTCGGTCGCCGTTGTAGCTGAAAGTGACATGGTCGAACTCCAGCCGGCCCATGACTTTCTCCGGGATTATAGGATCGGCCGGTTCGTCGACGGTTACCGGTTCGTCGATGATCTCGAACACCCGCGAGAGCTGGGCGGTGGCGGAGTGGTAGACGCCGGCGCCTTGGCTGAAGGCGTTGAGCGGTTGGTAGAGAGTTCCCAGATAGGCGAGGAAAACGAGGACCTCACCGGCCGAAAGGCGGCCGCTCAGAACCGCGAGCGTGCCGACCCACACCACCGCAGCAGTGCCGATCGCCATGATCACGCCGATCACCCAGCCGAACGACAGCTCGGCACCGGACTTTCGCAGATTCTCCCTAACACTGGTGTCGGCCCGCTCGGCGAAGCTACGGTTGTTTCCCTGCTCAAGGGTGAATGCCTGGATCACCCGGATCGACGAGAGCGATTCCTGGAGGTTGGCCGCC is part of the Haloferula helveola genome and encodes:
- a CDS encoding ABC transporter ATP-binding protein — encoded protein: MVKRCFGYLSGARLHVAGGLVLLLFAALLEIALPWPIAYLVDSVFGDEAPPDWLAKAPGFRPGDPETQAAVTLAVMIVLLGVMHKTLTMLSQLWMIHAGNKMVRGLRVQALETLYRLPLAFHDRSKVGDLLHRTAYDSYALQSLLSGVLVPMLSGLCISIGVFVVMFRLDITLALITTATAPLLWFNIKTYEGRIAKRSKKFHDNEGTLAANLQESLSSIRVIQAFTLEQGNNRSFAERADTSVRENLRKSGAELSFGWVIGVIMAIGTAAVVWVGTLAVLSGRLSAGEVLVFLAYLGTLYQPLNAFSQGAGVYHSATAQLSRVFEIIDEPVTVDEPADPIIPEKVMGRLEFDHVTFSYNGDRPALHDVSFDLEPGKVLALVGRTGSGKSTTASLLLRFYDPEKGSVRLDGHDLRSLGLGWLRSNVSIVFQEPFLFSASIRENIAMGNPDASNEDIELAAKRAQADEFISQFPEGYDTQLGERGVNLSGGQRQRLSIARAFLKDAPVIILDEPTSALDPATERDLLGAMEALMKGRTTIIIAHRLSTIRRADCIGVFERGKLVEFGTHHDLMAKRGVFHDLASTQDDPEPVSV